The following are encoded in a window of Psychrobacter sp. P11F6 genomic DNA:
- a CDS encoding porin, whose protein sequence is MKKLLLATAVAALSVSAANAAPTVYGKAFLAADYVNAEYNSVGNVNDFDEDTIEINSHSSRLGFKGSEAMTANTDVIYQLEYGTSIDGDNDTFSNRDTYLGINNKQFGEFRVGKNQSSLDKINNVVVNEGYWDNMGTNEMEDDVVEALNMADSGRINSSVIWAAPKYNNLPLELYAMYSSDDDNFNNDAGFGVAMMFDQGTGFTAGVAYDKDQNINGDIIRGTATVDLGKYIAAPITLGALYQVADYDFTGSEKEKGLVVSAQMALANFARPASIYTQYNKTDNLAGIDNAESDQIVVGGKYFFKDNIIMHAYAGMNNADNVNTMYNTGVKDPITNKDILAKVKGDAEVFVVGTGLEYKF, encoded by the coding sequence ATGAAAAAACTACTTTTAGCTACAGCAGTTGCTGCCCTATCTGTATCTGCAGCCAATGCAGCACCAACTGTTTATGGTAAAGCATTCTTAGCTGCCGACTACGTTAATGCTGAATATAATTCAGTTGGTAATGTAAATGACTTTGATGAAGATACAATAGAAATCAACTCTCATTCTTCACGTTTAGGTTTCAAAGGCTCTGAAGCCATGACTGCTAATACTGATGTTATTTATCAATTAGAGTATGGCACAAGCATCGATGGTGATAATGATACTTTCTCTAACCGTGATACATACCTAGGTATTAATAACAAACAATTCGGTGAGTTCCGTGTTGGTAAAAACCAATCTAGCCTAGACAAAATTAACAACGTTGTTGTTAACGAAGGCTATTGGGATAACATGGGTACGAATGAAATGGAAGACGACGTTGTTGAAGCGTTGAATATGGCTGATAGTGGTCGTATTAATAGCTCAGTGATCTGGGCTGCACCAAAATACAATAACCTACCATTAGAATTGTATGCTATGTATAGCTCTGATGATGATAATTTCAACAATGATGCGGGCTTCGGTGTTGCAATGATGTTTGACCAAGGTACAGGCTTCACTGCTGGTGTGGCTTATGACAAAGACCAAAACATCAATGGTGATATCATCCGTGGTACTGCAACTGTAGACTTAGGAAAATACATCGCAGCCCCTATAACACTCGGTGCTTTGTATCAGGTTGCAGATTATGACTTTACTGGTTCTGAAAAAGAAAAAGGTCTAGTTGTGAGTGCTCAAATGGCGCTAGCTAACTTTGCACGTCCAGCTTCTATTTACACTCAGTACAACAAGACTGACAATCTAGCTGGTATTGATAACGCTGAATCAGATCAGATCGTTGTTGGCGGTAAGTACTTCTTTAAAGACAATATCATCATGCATGCCTATGCTGGTATGAACAATGCTGATAACGTTAATACTATGTATAACACTGGTGTTAAAGATCCTATTACTAATAAAGACATACTTGCCAAGGTAAAAGGCGATGCTGAAGTATTCGTAGTTGGTACTGGTCTAGAATACAAATTCTAA
- a CDS encoding CTP synthase, whose translation MTKFIFVTGGVVSSLGKGITAASLAAVLEARGVTVTMTKMDPYINVDPGTMSPFQHGEVFVTEDGAETDLDLGYYERFLRHSKMSKSNNFTSGRIYQNVLNKERRGEYLGGTVQVIPHITDEIKSKILASGEGYDIAIIEIGGTVGDIESLPFMEAVRQMQVELGRNRAMLMHLTLVPYIASAGETKTKPTQHSVKELRSIGLQPDILICRSDHHISQDNRRKIALFTNVEERAVIMCEDAQSIYQIPRTLHEQDLDDLICERFGLDVPEADLSDWDKVVEAQLNPEMSLTVAMVGKYVELPDAYKSINEALLHAGITHKADVKIDYVDAERLEDDDSLLAQLHNADAILVPGGFGERGTNGKIKAITYARENNVPYLGICLGMQLAVIEYARNVLKIDANSSEFDRKTAEPIIGLITEWLDERGELQIRSDDSDLGGTMRLGAQQAELVAGSKLSQIYGAKNITERHRHRYEMNNRYIEPLEQAGMTISGYSAKQHLVESVEIADHPWFVAVQFHPEFTSSPRGGHPLFNSFVKAAKNYNENK comes from the coding sequence ATGACCAAGTTTATATTTGTGACCGGTGGGGTAGTGTCCTCACTAGGAAAAGGTATCACCGCAGCCTCTCTTGCAGCGGTCTTAGAAGCCCGTGGCGTAACCGTCACGATGACCAAGATGGATCCGTACATCAACGTCGATCCAGGTACGATGAGCCCATTCCAGCATGGCGAAGTATTCGTCACCGAAGATGGTGCAGAGACTGATTTAGATTTGGGTTACTATGAGCGCTTCTTACGCCATTCAAAAATGAGTAAGAGCAATAACTTTACTAGTGGTCGTATCTATCAAAACGTTCTAAATAAAGAACGCCGTGGTGAATATCTTGGTGGTACAGTACAAGTTATTCCACATATCACTGATGAAATTAAGAGTAAAATTTTAGCCAGTGGTGAAGGTTATGATATCGCTATTATTGAGATTGGCGGTACTGTTGGTGACATCGAATCGTTACCATTTATGGAAGCCGTCCGCCAAATGCAAGTAGAGCTTGGTCGCAATAGAGCTATGCTGATGCATTTGACGCTAGTTCCTTACATTGCTAGTGCAGGCGAAACCAAAACCAAACCAACGCAGCATTCAGTAAAAGAGCTACGTTCTATCGGTTTGCAGCCTGACATATTGATTTGCCGCTCTGATCACCACATCTCGCAAGACAACCGTCGCAAAATAGCGCTGTTCACCAATGTGGAAGAGCGTGCGGTTATTATGTGTGAAGATGCGCAAAGTATTTATCAGATTCCACGCACGCTTCATGAGCAGGATCTTGATGATTTGATCTGTGAGCGTTTTGGTTTAGATGTACCAGAAGCAGATTTGAGTGATTGGGATAAAGTGGTTGAAGCGCAGCTTAATCCTGAAATGAGCCTTACGGTAGCGATGGTTGGTAAATACGTCGAGTTACCTGATGCTTATAAGTCGATCAACGAAGCACTGCTGCATGCTGGTATCACTCATAAAGCCGATGTCAAAATTGACTATGTTGATGCTGAGCGTCTAGAAGACGATGACAGCTTATTGGCGCAGCTACACAATGCCGATGCCATCCTAGTACCGGGTGGTTTTGGTGAGCGTGGTACCAATGGTAAGATAAAAGCCATCACTTATGCTCGTGAAAATAACGTGCCATATTTAGGTATTTGCCTTGGTATGCAGCTAGCAGTGATTGAGTACGCGCGTAATGTACTCAAAATCGATGCCAACTCTTCTGAGTTTGATCGCAAAACGGCAGAGCCTATCATTGGTCTCATCACTGAGTGGTTAGATGAGCGCGGCGAATTACAGATTCGTAGCGATGACTCTGACCTTGGCGGCACCATGCGTCTAGGCGCGCAGCAAGCCGAATTGGTTGCTGGTAGCAAGCTTAGCCAAATCTATGGCGCCAAAAATATCACTGAGCGTCATCGTCATCGTTATGAGATGAACAATCGCTATATCGAGCCATTAGAGCAAGCAGGCATGACCATATCTGGTTATTCTGCCAAGCAGCATCTAGTAGAATCGGTCGAGATTGCTGATCATCCTTGGTTTGTCGCCGTACAGTTCCATCCTGAATTTACCAGCTCGCCACGCGGTGGTCATCCACTGTTCAACAGCTTTGTAAAAGCGGCTAAGAACTATAACGAAAACAAATAA
- the kdsA gene encoding 3-deoxy-8-phosphooctulonate synthase encodes MAQSHVKLTTPNGNTLNIGNDQPFVLFGGMNVLESKELAFEIAEQYVEICQRLGIGYVFKASFDKANRSSLHSYRGPGLEQGIDWLGQIKEKFQVPIITDVHEPYQAAPVAEVADIIQLPAFLSRQTDLVHAMAKTDAIINIKKAQFLAPHEMRHIVNKCLEGGNDKLILCERGSAFGYNNLVVDMLGFDTMKQMDIPVFFDVTHSLQQPGSRSDSAGGRREQITTLARAGMATGLAGLFLEAHPNPETAKCDGPCALRMSQLEPFLRQLKQIDDLVKGFEVLDTH; translated from the coding sequence ATGGCGCAATCACATGTCAAACTTACTACGCCAAATGGCAATACTCTTAATATCGGCAACGACCAGCCATTTGTGTTGTTCGGTGGTATGAATGTCTTAGAATCAAAGGAATTGGCCTTCGAGATTGCAGAGCAATATGTCGAAATATGTCAGCGTTTGGGCATTGGCTATGTCTTCAAAGCCAGTTTTGATAAAGCCAACCGTTCAAGCCTGCACTCGTATCGAGGCCCTGGATTAGAGCAGGGTATTGATTGGCTGGGGCAAATCAAAGAAAAATTCCAAGTTCCTATTATCACGGATGTACATGAGCCGTATCAAGCGGCACCCGTTGCTGAAGTCGCAGATATCATCCAACTACCTGCATTCTTATCACGTCAGACAGATTTGGTACATGCGATGGCGAAGACAGATGCGATTATTAACATCAAAAAAGCACAGTTTTTAGCGCCGCATGAGATGCGTCATATCGTTAACAAATGCCTTGAAGGTGGTAACGATAAGTTAATTCTTTGTGAGCGCGGCAGTGCCTTTGGTTACAATAATTTGGTCGTTGATATGCTTGGTTTTGATACCATGAAGCAGATGGATATCCCTGTATTTTTTGATGTGACGCATAGTTTACAGCAGCCAGGCAGCCGTAGCGATAGTGCGGGCGGACGCCGTGAACAAATCACAACATTGGCACGAGCAGGGATGGCGACAGGACTGGCAGGGTTATTTTTAGAAGCGCATCCAAATCCAGAAACTGCAAAATGCGATGGTCCGTGTGCGCTACGTATGAGCCAATTAGAGCCGTTTTTGCGTCAGTTGAAGCAAATTGATGATTTGGTTAAAGGCTTTGAGGTGTTAGATACCCATTAA